The Erythrolamprus reginae isolate rEryReg1 unplaced genomic scaffold, rEryReg1.hap1 H_1, whole genome shotgun sequence genome includes a region encoding these proteins:
- the LOC139155281 gene encoding vomeronasal type-2 receptor 26-like: MGNLLWLQYIPKIVDVKNKLKGIVWITTAQMEFSLIPVQRTWDLKIIDGALSFAMHSTALLDFRSFASKQNPFRTNKDTFIRQFWQEVFDCVFLDTTMSDVEENICNGKENLESLPGTLFEMDMTGHSYSIYNAVHVIAHALHALSSRNTERPMLGRVGRKIHSQDFWKFHYFLRNVAFNNGAGEPISFDQNGIVATGFDILNLVAFPNNSFLHIKVGNVDHSASPDKIFTINDELITWHSWFNQVVPISVCSDSCYPGSRKKVKEGEPFCCYDCQICPEGMVSTKKDRNECSRCEDKFYPNKKHNFCIPKSISFLTYKEPLGISLACLAHSFSLTTVLVLGTFIRHHDTPIVVANNRDLTYILLIALLLCFLSALLFIGKPGKFTCLLRQTTFGVVFSVAVSSVLAKTITVVLAFMATKPGSKMRKWVGKKLTNCIIVSCSLIQAGICTLWLIFAPPFPDVDMFSITEEIILKCNEGSVTMFYCVLGYMGFLALVSFTTAFLARKLPDSFNEAKFITFSMLVFCSVWLSFVPAYLSSKGKYMVAVEIFSILTSSAGLLGCIFSPKCYIIVFRPDLNNREQLMRKKD, from the exons AAAATAGTAGACGTGAAAAATAAACTAAAAGGTATTGTTTGGATTACGACAGCACAGATGGAGTTCAGTTTAATTCCTGTGCAACGTACTTGGGATCTCAAAATAATTGATGGTGCCCTTTCCTTTGCAATGCATTCCACTGCTCTACTAGACTTTAGATCATTTGCTAGCAAACAAAACCCCTTCCGCACAAATAAAGATACGTTTATCAGACAGTTCTGGCAAGAAGTTTTTGACTGTGTATTCTTGGATACAACTATGAGTGatgtagaagagaatatttgcaaTGGTAAAGAGAATTTGGAGAGCCTTCCAGGGACTCTTTTTGAAATGGATATGACTGGCCACAGCTACAGCATCTACAATGCTGTTCATGTCATAGCTCATGCTTTGCATGCTTTGTCCTCTAGAAATACTGAGAGACCGATGTTGGGTAGAGTAGGAAGGAAAATTCATAGTCAAGACTTCTGGAAG TTCCACTATTTTCTGAGAAATGTTGCTTTTAACAATGGTGCTGGAGAACCAATATCCTTTGATCAGAATGGGATTGTAGCAACTGGATTTGATATTCTAAACTTGGTAGCTTTCCCAAACAATTCATTTCTTCACATAAAAGTTGGAAATGTGGATCATTCCGCATCTCCAGATAAAATATTTACCATCAATGATGAGCTGATTACATGGCACAGCTGGTTTAACCAG GTTGTACCCATTTCTGTCTGTAGTGACAGCTGTTATCCTGGTTCCAGGAAAAAGGTGAAAGAAGGAGAGCCATTTTGCTGTTATGACTGCCAGATATGCCCAGAAGGGATGGTTTCGACTAAGAAAG acAGAAATGAATGTTCCAGATGTGAAGACAAATTCTATCCAAACAAGAAACACAATTTTTGTATTCCCAAAAGTATTAGTTTCTTGACCTACAAAGAACCATTGGGAATCAGTTTAGCCTGTCTTGcacattctttttctttgactACTGTTCTTGTGCTTGGAACATTTATAAGGCACCATGACACTCCCATTGTGgtagccaacaaccgggacctgaCCTATATTCTTCTTATTGCCCTTCTGCTCTGCTTCCTTTCAGCACTGCTATTCATTGGCAAACCAGGAAAATTTACCTGTCTCCTAAGACAAACAACTTTTGGTGTGGTCTTCTCGGTAGCTGTTTCTTCAGTCTTGGCAAAGACCATTACTGTGGTTCTTGCTTTCATGGCCACCAAACCAGGATCCAAGATGAGGAAATGGGTGGGAAAAAAATTAACTAATTGCATTATTGTTTCCTGCTCTCTGATTCAAGCAGGGATTTGTACTCTCTGGTTAATATTTGCTCCTCCATTTCCAGATGTTGATATGTTTTCAATTACTGAAGAAATTATCCTGAAATGTAATGAAGGCTCTGTGACCATGTTTTATTGTGTCCTTGGCTACATGGGTTTCCTGGCTCTTGTCAGCTTCACTACAGCTTTTCTTGCCAGGAAATTGCCTGACAGTTTCAATGAAGCCAAATTCATCACGTTTAGCATGTTGGTTTTTTGCAGTGTTTGGTTGTCCTTTGTCCCGGCATACCTGAGCTCCAAAGGGAAATATATGGTAGCTGTGGAAATCTTTTCCATCTTGACATCTAGTGCTGGACTTTTGGGTTGTATCTTTTCCCCCAAATGTTATATCATTGTGTTTCGACCTGACCTAAACAACAGGGAACAATTAATGAGAAAAAAGGATTGA